Within the Polyodon spathula isolate WHYD16114869_AA chromosome 57, ASM1765450v1, whole genome shotgun sequence genome, the region atggaaaaaaaatgttgcaaacaaggtaTTTTcgaaatgatttatttcttagcagacacccttatccagggcgacttacagctgttacaaaatattgcattacaATATCGCAAAATAAAAGCAGTAAGAGTGGTTAccttttaagagtaaaatcaagtacaggaTACAGAACGTCTAGTTCTAATCAAGAGCAattaagtgcaagtacaagatgatgcaagtactgatacaagATTGCCCTGGTGAACTCCAAACCTGTGTGTTTCTTTATGTATCGGTGCTGAGCATGTAGGAAAGCAAAATActttgtagggggggggggggggggggtgtatttgaCTAAAACTGAAGTCTCTAAAAGGGGAGAGCGACCTATACAACGatttttacagtaattatattTGAATTGTGGTGTTGACCATTTTCTTTTCTGCACTGATCAAAGTAATAATGACCAAAGGTTTCATGTAAAAGTTTTCCCTTCAGAACTTTTTACTTTTGAAGCAGTTAACCCTATGCTTGTCGTGTTAATGTGTAAACTGGCAAACAGTTCCAAAGGTCATTGGAGTGGTACTCTGagtagtggttttttttttttttttttttaataactaacaGATCAAGAATAAAATGGCActcactaacttttttttttttttttttttttttttaagtgggttAGTTTATCCTCGAGTCCTTTGTACAAGGTGTTTATGAACAACAGACTTCATGCTTCTTGCAGAAGTTTACTAttttagttaaaatgtatttattttttggtcttttttttttttttcacccagcagcCCCAAGATACCTCATGGACACGGGAAGTCCATGGTCTTCATTGGTGGGGTTGCACACGCCCACCCACAGCCCTCTGATGAGACAGCTCTCCACATCCTCGGAGAGCTCCACACCTATAGCTACCAACAGCACGCCGGTGAGAGCATTTACCTCCCTTTTGACAGTGTGTAACACAAACAGCAGGGCACGAAATAACCGATGCACCGGCGGCAATTGCAGCTGTGCCCAAGCCACTTGCTGCAATgcctctcaaataaaaaaatatggcaaAAGTTGCTTGTAAGCCCGCCCGTCATTGCTGCCAGTGTCcgtcagcaccagcacatctaatctacaacccattcacaaccTTGCTCCGCGTCATCTGgcccgttctgtcacaattcagTTGGATTCTGTCTAATCTTGTCCTGTGAGCAAATGACTCATTATCAGTGTATTGCtgctgccattctttttactgtgcacctcccagcactaagtGATGAGAAAGACGTgctgtatcattggttaatagagtgcaaacagagggagggacgctgttagactgagctcaatatgaccgtGCCTCCAGCAATTTTCAATCGCACTTGCTCACTGACAGGGTCACTGTGTGATTTGTTCCGTCTGTGAGCACCATGCTAACTCAGACTTTTAAGAAGGAAGAAGAGCTGTGTAAAGTGGAGACAGTGTGTTctaggtgactggttcaccacctgAAGGACGCCTATTTCAACATCCCAGTAAAACCAGCGTGAGAGTGTGGGAGAGCCGAGGCGTGTAGGGTGTGTGTGGCAGCCCCCGTGGGAGGGTCACCACTTCaatattttggaactgcaggTAGTGTACCTGTCCTTGCAGGAATTTTCGGCGCAGGTTCGGAGGAGACATGCTCGTCCGTACGGACAACATGTGTGTGGTGTCCTGCTTAAACGGTCGCCCAGTCTCCACCGTGTGGCCCACAAGCTTCTGCTGTAGGCACAAGTGAACCTCTCACTTCGGGCAGTTCAACTGCTGGGAGCTACCAACTGGGCTACAAAACTCCTGTTGAGAGGGGGTCCCCAGTGGCGCGGAATGGAGACTCCACCCCAGAGTCGTGAGTCTTATTTGGGAGAGCATAGGTAGACCTCTTTGCATCTCAGGAGTTGACACATtgtcccctgtggttctccatacTAGGAGAAGGGGGACCTCTAGGGATAGATGCACTGGCACACTCTATGCATTTGCACCACTTTGCTTGGCTTGGAGGAGGTCAGTCAGGACTGGGACAGGGTGCACTTAACAGCCTTATACTGGCCCAGGAGAGTTTGGTTCTCCCCTCTAATACACCTGAGCAGTCAGCCATGGGAGCTGCCAATGCAccacgacctgctcagtcaggcgcaGGGTACCCTGTGGCACCCCATCCcattgagcctgcagctctgggtctggcccctgaacggctgcctTTGAGCCGTCTGGGGTTATCAAACAGGGTGATCGACACCCTGCAAAACGCCAGGGCAGCCCCTACTCATTCCCAGTATAGTTACAAATGGGGCATGTTTGAGAAGTGGCGTTTGGCTCGTGCTTACGAACCCACGACATGCcctatggcagttatactgcaattttttccGGACCTTTTCTGATGaagggaaatccccctctactcTACAAGTCTATTTGGCAGGCATTTCGGTGTGCCATGTAAAAATagattcagtctccccaggatCTCATTTCCTGGCAGagcaatttttgaaaggcaccCGGCTGCTTAGGCCACCGGTGAGGGACTTAGTTCTTCGTTGGAGGTTAAGTGTAGTACTTTAATGTACTGACaaaacctccatttgagcccatgcattcagtgGGTCTGAAATATCTGTCTATCAAAGCAGCATTCTTGCTTGCAGTCGCCTCCGCTAAGTGGGTGAGTGAAATGCAGGCATTTTCTGTATCGAAAGTCCTGTCAAAGCTGCCagtggaactggaggctttccaCCCCCTCCGCTCCAGTCTGACAGAGCACGCCAGGACCATATTGATTCAGGCACAAGGCGGCTTTGGCTTATCCCTTGTAGTTTGAGGTATGCTCCATGtccttgcgacagcttgggtatactcgcccatttgtaatggttaatattcgcTACTTGAAAGGTAACGTTAGGccattatcataaccctggttccctgaggTAGGAGTATTAACTTTGGGGTCGCGGTGTCCTTGGTCGCATTTCTTGAAGGAAAATGCCGATCCTGTCAGGCCGAATACTGAGTTTTCAGGTTCAggtgtcttaaaggggaacgcccattttgtaatggttaatagtcttatttcagggaaccagggttatgattaTAACCTGACCTTTTGCTCAAAACCACAGAAAAAATTGAGTTGGAAAGAGAACATCATTTTTTAACCTGTATCGAGTGTCCAGCAGTGCACCATAACAAAActaaatcctttgcaactgtaaatttcaagaactgtggaactatataaagtctctcaaatgtaacAGTCTCACATTATGTACAACCAGCTgttcattgtgatgcagagcactctccattgcctaaCGAagcttctgtttcttttttcaaagctGCATCATTTGTTCAGGTTGTACAGTTACTATAGCAGTTAAAGTACAGTTGCGCAGACCGAACTACTCACTTGACCACTGTCGTTATTCCacagccatgggtaaatcttcagccaTGATGCCTGAAGATctatctctttatttatttatttattatatataattacttCTTCACTGACGTAAcatatttgtgctgttgtatcactaaggctgtattttttcatggtgagcatggatttcacgatttccatTAGAACCAGTgccgtataataataataataataataataataataataataatatcatgtaATTCTCTGTGAAAATCGTTCGTTTCACCAGCGGACATGTTTATATGAAATCCAGTTGAACTTGCTAACCTTAAATTATGAAACACGTGGCAGAGAaggtttttaaaaagctttaattaCAGGACACTATGTTAAGCTCTTAACAGGCTGACTGAGTTTAGTGAAAATaccctgtatatttattttttgccaaattgacccttctgtgttttttcattatgaaagtttgtttttaaattagatgtttttatagcattttatttttacaatggaaaagtgaccaatagtttattttcataacaattagtgtgtgaatcactcagaaaacattgatttgtgtttgtttgaattacaatttcatcaacataataggctctctgcatttattttctgcagAAAGCAGCTGGTATGTAAATATTACATTCTTTTACAGCATGTTCCAATTTTCcagtaaacctgtttttttttagattttatttaatgaatactCAAATACCTAGTGAAATATCTGAAATTGCCATTTAACAAGTAGCCTTTCTCATGATCTGTTTCAACGCCTTGATTTCCATCAGTGTTTTCTTGACAAGATTTTCTGTTCATTTCACAGCAGCCAGTGCGGCGGCGAAGAGGAGAAAGTTCATTTGATATTAACAATATTGTTATTCCAATGTCTGTTGCTGCCACAACTCGAGTTGAGAAACTCCAGTACAAGGAAATCCTCACACCAAggtaaaatctctctctctctctctctctctctctctctctctctctataatatagattatacacacacatctcTATATATCAAATGTCTGCTGTCTTCCCTATTTCCTATGGCCATCGATATGGATAGATGTTGCAATTTTAGTGCTAGACATTTCAGAAAAAGTGTCTCGTTGTAATTGTGTTAAATTAAGATGTACTGTATGAATGCATGCGTTTCCAATAACTTGCTTCCTGATTTAGTTTGCTATACTTAAGAAATACATAATTTTGTAAGTAAACAGATACACCCttaaattatcattttatttattgcttaaTAGTTTGAGATTGTAtccttttgattttgatttttttttgtagttggcGGGAAGTGGACATTTGTGCACAACCAATAGCAGAAGAGGATGACAGTGTGGAGGTAAATGTggagtatctatctatctatgtctatctatctgtctatctatcaatcaatcaatcattacagtccttaaatacattttatagatCCATTATTAATGTGTGCATGCATATCAGAGTTAAGAACCATTCGATGAATGCGTTTGGTACTGTTGTGTGATGTTTGTTTCAGAACAAACGTTTATACTAATGGGTCTGCCTTTTATAACTCTCCTTTTCAGATTGAAGACCTGTCGGATGCTGAATTCGCTGTCCAGCATTTAAAATGCGAAGACCTGGAGCGCTCCCGGTGGACTTGGACTGCGACAGCTGCAGCACAGCGACGAGGGAGCAGGTACGTTCATCCTGAGGGCCTTCGAAACCTCCTGTAATCGGACCCTGGGCTCTAGGAAGCGTCAGGTGACTAGCATCGTATCTAGAGAGATCGGAATGGAAAACCCATCTCTTGCTGTTACTCCTTGCAATTAATTGTTCATGTACTACCCAAGgcctgttaattatttaaaaaatactgttagcAGCGTTGGTGAGGTATGAGTGTTTAGCTGTCAAGCAAGGATCTCTTCATACCTGTGGGAGGGAAAACACTGGGAGAGCATTTGGAGGGCCCGGCAACAGCAGATTTAAATGAGTACCAAGAGGAGCCTATGGGGAGTGTTCACGAAGTGTTGGATGTTGGATCTCTTCCAATGGAATTGCAGAAAGCAATACCTAACCATCACAAACTAATAGCCACCagattatttacatatttatttcaatgaaaaaacacattttgacatTGTAAATATAATCTTGTTAATTTCTAGGTCTTACAAATCTTCAGACGGAAGGACAACTCCACTGCTGGGTGGTACAACCCCGTCCACACCACAGCCTGCCTCGCCCGACGCAGCGCATTTCTATTCCCTGCAAGACTTTGGCTCCATGCCTTCCCCGCACAGTCCTGCCAGCCCAGACGTGATCTCAAACCCATATACTCCTGGTTCTCGGGACTCTCATCGTCTGCAGTCCAGCGAAGACACACGCTGCTCCACGCCCGACTTAAGCTTTGAAGAAGTGGTAAGGACAATTCCAAGCAAATTATTCTGAACGGAAAGGTTTCCCCAAGTCAGATTTAAAGCAGTGGGTCAGCTCGGCTATTCAATCAATGTGCAGCTTTGTTAGGCGCCTGCATATGAAAgtcttttgaaatgtaattctgCCTGTCTTGGCAGTCAGGTAATTCTGTTATACAATTTGGGCATTGTTTTTACAGGTGGGGGATATATAGTGAGTCTGGCTTGTAAAATATCTTGCTTTTTGTTCTTGATGGTTTGTCCACTTGTCAGAACTCATTCCTTGATCCTGCTTTTTCCTTTCTCCAGACTGTCCAACCCTGGGAGAGGCGCACTTTTCCACTGTCGTCCGACCCAGTGAACGAACCCGAGGACCATTGTGAGCTACAGGACTGGCCGATGCGAGGCATTCGCCGGATCTCTGACAGCAGATCCTTCAGCAAGGAGTCTGAGAACGAGCTAGCATGGCCCGTATCGGAGGAGAGCAAGCAGAGGCATCAAACCGCACTGAAACAGTCTCACAGATGAACAAACAGAAGGACTCTTTTGGCTTTAAAGATTCTGTTGTTTGATATTCAAACATCAGTCAAATTTCACAGTTTTTAGTGAACATACAGAATTtagaaactgtttttaaacttgttttcgtcacaaaaaaaaaccccattgcAAACTAGGTCACAAATTTAGGATGAACACATGGGATGGGACGTCTGGCATACTTTTCTATTATATATTAGGTGTACATGTATAGGGCACTGAATCAGACTTGAAGGGGTTTGGACAATGTTCTGGAAAAGGGTGTTTTGTATCaatagttgatgtctgtgtcccCATGTAAGTTTAAAGTGGAGTGACATAaaacaacttttttcttttttcccttaaAGTGCATTTTTGCTATGTTTCCTTTTTAAGAGAGCTTCAACAAATAATGGACATTCTTCTCTGCTCTGTGTAGAACCGATTTGAGATTACTGAGCACTTAGATTAGGGACCGCAGTCTTTATGACTAGTTGTGGACCTCACTGAATCTAAAATTTAAGTTGAGTGTAAAATAGGTATGCCTGGTGTGCCTCCACTCTGTTTTGGATGTTAAAGCATCAGCTGTATCTTACTGCTCAATATTATGCAATGTTTACTTAAGTATAGCTGTTTGTActtcagcattttgtttttcaataaacaaaatacatatttctgttGACCCACGGTGTGTTCTGCAAAGGTATTTTGTAGATGTTGATGTTTCAGTTTCTCtttacagtatgtttggagaGTATTGAGCAtttgccaacaaaaaaaaattatatatattgtttgtctGCTGGTCTTGAAATTGACAGAATTGTAACTCCTAGTGTTGTGCTAGATTTCGTATGTGGTTTTCACTTGAACCATTAAAGAGGCTGGTTCTGCAAAACAAAACGGGTTTCGTGATTTAGGTTTGTAGGTGTGCTGAATCAGTTACAACatcaataaatacttttttacttttcttaaacaTCCAGCCACCATGTTCATATGGCTACAACTCATTTAACACATTTAGCAGCACCACTGTGTTGCAATGCAAAGTTAAATATTGATGTAGACTTGAATGAACAAAAGTTGTTCTCTTTAAAAGGAAGCACACACGTTAAtggtcctttaaaaataaataaataaataaaatacacccagAGCTCAGGCAACAATTCTAAGGGAaaattatttctttgttttttcacattttcaaaatcAGTTATGTATTACATTTAGTACTGTTTATTGCGATTCTCTTGAACATAACTATATTTCTTGAACTAGCCGTTCTGTGACGTTACAAATAAACCTTGCAGGTTTTCAGCTGATTTATCAGATCATTAAAAGTAAATGCCGCTATTCCACATTTGAATTGCACATTTCTATGCAATCAAGTTTATGCCGTATTTCGTTATTTCtttaatgtctgtgtgtgtgtatacgtaCACATCAAATTGTAATTCGCATTCAGTCTTCTATCacgtattttgtttttgtagtttaagACAGGTTTCAATGTAACAGTAAGATTGcaaaattgttttgtaaataaaacaattccttGTTTATCACTGcctgagttggggggggggggtggatttgTTTTCATCTTGGGTTAAAGAAATCACTCCactgtaaacagaaaaaaaaaatctatatatatattgttggaTTGGATTTTGAGATGTTTTCACTTTATTTCACAAAATGCCACAAATTGTGACTGTTCTGTCTACA harbors:
- the LOC121307571 gene encoding KAT8 regulatory NSL complex subunit 1-like; this translates as MTVLMAADYQGSETIENTLSPPSSTDAVPLKTCVAGRPVNGVVNSLHPGLPDPGSPDSSDTEELLNKKQRLNLPPTPPDSTGAAARTRPILTCRKRRLVRPSSVLTLNRKVHKSSVSRGSCDINPSCAMCGNRAPPSTEFQYEAPLLERLSLFDPCIHPILSFPDDVSMNLHFQRTLKSHWQNKPLEKIKPLKKLSLKHKLSMTSRLADPPSKDKHRLSSSLLAAVRLSHHKIRPEKIHRQHLDNVLTVSQLERTPVCKPERPQTLTPASYDKSHTKKRQREHSIERTEAAPRYLMDTGSPWSSLVGLHTPTHSPLMRQLSTSSESSTPIATNSTPQPVRRRRGESSFDINNIVIPMSVAATTRVEKLQYKEILTPSWREVDICAQPIAEEDDSVEIEDLSDAEFAVQHLKCEDLERSRWTWTATAAAQRRGSRSYKSSDGRTTPLLGGTTPSTPQPASPDAAHFYSLQDFGSMPSPHSPASPDVISNPYTPGSRDSHRLQSSEDTRCSTPDLSFEEVTVQPWERRTFPLSSDPVNEPEDHCELQDWPMRGIRRISDSRSFSKESENELAWPVSEESKQRHQTALKQSHR